One stretch of Zhihengliuella flava DNA includes these proteins:
- a CDS encoding electron transfer flavoprotein subunit beta/FixA family protein, with protein sequence MSDAPAQLKVLVLVKHVPDAQFDRHLAGESPRLDRQESILSELDEYAVEAALQLIEAHGGAKAGHEVTVLTMGPDAASNAVKKSLQMGATQGLHLNDAALAGSDAAATSLALAAAIRATGDYHLILTGMSSTDGETSLVPSQLAERLGLPQLTLVSSLEVDGAEVRAQRDADGQTQHLRASLPALVSVTDQFDEPRYPNFKGIMGAKKKKTTALTVADIGLTPDQVGTAGSLAVAVSAEERPARQGGTVITDQGDAGVKLADFLADQKLL encoded by the coding sequence ATGAGCGACGCACCGGCGCAGCTAAAAGTCTTGGTCCTCGTCAAGCACGTACCAGACGCGCAGTTTGACCGACACCTCGCGGGGGAAAGCCCGCGATTGGACCGGCAGGAGTCCATTCTTTCGGAGCTGGATGAGTACGCCGTCGAGGCGGCCCTGCAGCTCATCGAGGCACACGGAGGCGCCAAGGCTGGGCACGAGGTCACGGTCCTGACCATGGGCCCGGATGCCGCGTCGAACGCGGTCAAGAAGTCGCTGCAGATGGGGGCCACCCAGGGGCTACACCTCAACGATGCGGCGCTGGCCGGGTCTGACGCCGCAGCGACCTCGCTGGCGCTGGCCGCCGCGATCCGGGCCACGGGGGATTACCACCTCATCTTGACCGGAATGTCCTCCACGGACGGCGAGACCTCATTGGTGCCCTCTCAGCTTGCTGAGCGCCTTGGCCTGCCGCAATTGACCTTGGTCTCCTCCCTGGAGGTGGACGGCGCAGAGGTACGGGCCCAGCGCGACGCCGATGGCCAGACGCAGCACCTGCGGGCTAGCCTGCCGGCTCTCGTCTCCGTGACGGACCAATTCGACGAGCCGCGCTACCCGAACTTCAAGGGCATCATGGGCGCCAAGAAGAAGAAAACGACGGCGCTAACGGTCGCCGACATCGGCCTCACGCCGGATCAGGTCGGCACCGCAGGCTCTCTCGCCGTGGCCGTGTCCGCGGAAGAGCGGCCAGCGAGGCAGGGCGGCACCGTCATCACCGATCAGGGCGACGCCGGCGTGAAGCTGGCCGATTTCCTCGCCGATCAGAAGCTCCTCTAA
- a CDS encoding electron transfer flavoprotein subunit alpha/FixB family protein, whose translation MSTTLVYVDARSLSADGLGKAEHELLTVAGQREGDVVVALSAPHDAAADLGRYGATTVVVPSADTAAAPAAGPAAFVAAVARDAAADVVLLTNSLESKEIAARLGVKLTAGVITDVVAVEGDVFTKSVLAGAYTTRSTTGPHLAIVTLKANSVEPGATGERSAEVRTLEAPDPGPAAIIERTEVKPASGRPGLTDARVVVSGGRGLDGNFGPIEDLADALGAAVGASRAATDAGWIDHSYQVGQTGQTVSPQLYIAAGISGAVQHKAGMQTAQTIVAINNDPDAPIFEIADLGIVGDLTEVLPQATEEIKKRKG comes from the coding sequence ATGAGCACCACACTCGTCTATGTCGATGCCCGTTCGCTGTCTGCCGATGGATTGGGCAAGGCCGAACACGAACTGCTGACCGTTGCCGGTCAACGCGAGGGCGACGTCGTCGTCGCGCTGTCGGCCCCGCACGACGCCGCCGCGGATTTGGGCCGCTATGGTGCCACGACCGTGGTGGTCCCCTCCGCGGACACCGCCGCTGCACCGGCGGCCGGTCCGGCCGCTTTCGTCGCTGCTGTGGCGCGCGACGCCGCAGCAGATGTCGTCCTGCTCACCAACAGCCTCGAGTCGAAGGAAATTGCCGCACGGTTGGGCGTCAAGCTCACGGCCGGGGTGATCACTGACGTTGTGGCCGTCGAGGGCGATGTCTTCACCAAGTCCGTGTTGGCCGGGGCCTACACCACGCGTTCGACGACCGGGCCCCACCTCGCCATCGTCACGCTCAAGGCCAATAGCGTCGAGCCCGGTGCCACCGGGGAGCGGTCCGCCGAGGTGCGGACCCTCGAAGCGCCGGATCCGGGCCCCGCCGCGATCATCGAGCGTACCGAAGTGAAGCCGGCATCGGGCCGCCCCGGGCTGACGGACGCGCGCGTTGTCGTCTCCGGCGGCCGCGGGCTCGACGGGAATTTCGGCCCGATCGAAGACTTGGCGGACGCTCTCGGGGCAGCCGTGGGCGCGTCCCGCGCCGCAACCGACGCGGGGTGGATTGACCATTCCTACCAAGTGGGGCAGACGGGGCAGACGGTCTCCCCTCAGCTCTACATCGCCGCGGGCATCTCCGGCGCTGTTCAGCACAAGGCAGGCATGCAGACCGCGCAAACCATCGTCGCCATCAATAATGACCCGGATGCGCCGATCTTTGAGATCGCGGATCTCGGGATCGTCGGTGATCTGACCGAGGTGCTGCCGCAGGCCACCGAGGAGATTAAGAAGCGAAAGGGCTGA
- a CDS encoding PIG-L deacetylase family protein gives MRSPAPPAPEELRRVLCFGAHPDDLDFGAAGTVAAWRRAGVDVQYCLMTDGDAGGFDPEHRAEMVARRRQEQLDAARLLGVEQVHFLGFKDGYLEPSHEVMERVVAVIRQVRPDVVMAMHPERDWTRLQRSHPDHLACGEAVTRAVYPAVENPYAYPHLAEAGLEAFKLRWLWLYAGPAERENHWVDVTEHLDLKVRALRQHLTQHPDVGRMEDYVRTQLAAKGAAGGLADGRLAEAFHVVEVNAADTIAGF, from the coding sequence GTGAGATCACCCGCACCGCCGGCGCCCGAGGAACTCCGGAGGGTGCTGTGCTTCGGCGCGCACCCCGACGATTTGGATTTTGGTGCCGCGGGTACCGTGGCGGCATGGCGCCGTGCCGGAGTTGACGTGCAGTACTGCCTCATGACGGACGGCGACGCCGGCGGATTCGACCCGGAGCACCGTGCCGAGATGGTTGCGCGGCGCCGTCAGGAGCAGCTCGACGCGGCGCGGCTATTAGGCGTCGAGCAGGTGCACTTCTTGGGCTTCAAGGACGGCTACCTCGAGCCGAGCCACGAGGTCATGGAGCGCGTGGTGGCGGTGATCCGGCAGGTGCGTCCCGACGTCGTGATGGCCATGCATCCGGAGCGCGACTGGACCCGCCTGCAGCGATCTCACCCCGATCATCTGGCCTGTGGTGAGGCCGTGACCCGCGCGGTCTATCCGGCCGTGGAAAACCCGTACGCCTATCCGCACCTAGCGGAGGCTGGACTCGAGGCGTTCAAGCTGCGCTGGTTGTGGCTCTACGCCGGTCCCGCTGAGCGGGAGAACCACTGGGTGGACGTGACCGAGCACCTCGATCTCAAGGTGCGCGCGTTGCGGCAGCACCTGACTCAGCACCCGGACGTGGGCCGCATGGAGGATTACGTCCGGACCCAGTTGGCGGCCAAAGGCGCCGCCGGGGGGCTCGCCGACGGTCGACTGGCGGAGGCCTTCCACGTGGTTGAGGTCAACGCGGCCGACACCATTGCGGGCTTCTAG
- a CDS encoding anti-sigma factor, translated as MTTHPGRHAGQDHDHDEDLGLDLVEEVSTSRRRRRPAPMKRLALVAIAVAVLVIGAVATVVTLMPRDVVAEVASADDAVSTSVDYEGGTAQVSVSSELNAGALEVAGLPAPQGGTAYRAWVVDASTGSHSPLEAIEPETTDGSVGFTGATDIISVDITLEPISEDSDVPTSEPILSVELPRG; from the coding sequence ATGACCACACACCCCGGGCGCCACGCGGGTCAGGACCATGACCACGACGAGGACCTCGGACTCGACCTTGTCGAGGAAGTGTCGACCTCACGCCGTCGCCGCCGTCCGGCCCCCATGAAGCGGCTGGCTCTCGTGGCCATCGCCGTGGCCGTGCTGGTGATCGGCGCCGTCGCGACCGTGGTCACCCTGATGCCCCGCGACGTCGTGGCAGAGGTGGCCTCCGCCGACGACGCCGTCTCGACCTCCGTTGACTATGAGGGCGGTACCGCGCAAGTCTCCGTCTCCAGCGAGCTCAACGCGGGCGCGCTGGAAGTCGCTGGCCTGCCCGCTCCACAAGGCGGCACGGCCTACCGCGCCTGGGTGGTCGACGCCTCCACCGGTTCCCACAGCCCCCTTGAGGCCATCGAGCCCGAGACGACGGACGGTTCGGTCGGCTTCACCGGGGCAACGGACATCATCAGCGTTGACATCACGCTGGAACCGATCAGCGAGGACTCGGACGTCCCGACCAGCGAACCCATCCTCTCGGTCGAACTCCCGCGGGGCTAG
- a CDS encoding tRNA (cytidine(34)-2'-O)-methyltransferase, with product MFRILFYTPEIPGNTGNAIRLAAVTGAELHLVEPLGFDFEDSKLKRAGLDYHDLAHVTVHATLDAALTALAPARLFAFTAEGETPYTDISYEPGDVLMFGPESVGLPEDVKQDPRVTDRVKLPMVPGRRSMNLANTASIALFEAWRQHGFAGSGPRG from the coding sequence GTGTTTCGGATCCTCTTCTATACCCCAGAAATTCCCGGCAATACCGGTAACGCCATTCGCCTCGCCGCGGTCACCGGTGCCGAGCTACACCTCGTCGAACCTCTCGGCTTCGATTTCGAGGATTCCAAGCTCAAGCGGGCGGGGTTGGACTACCACGATCTGGCGCACGTCACCGTCCATGCCACCCTTGATGCGGCCCTGACCGCGCTGGCTCCGGCTCGGCTGTTTGCCTTTACCGCCGAGGGAGAGACCCCCTATACGGACATCTCCTATGAGCCCGGAGATGTCTTGATGTTCGGACCTGAATCCGTGGGCCTGCCGGAGGACGTCAAACAGGATCCGCGGGTCACGGACCGCGTCAAGCTGCCCATGGTCCCTGGACGGCGTTCAATGAACTTGGCCAACACGGCCTCCATTGCCCTCTTCGAGGCCTGGCGCCAGCACGGGTTCGCCGGATCCGGCCCACGCGGCTAA
- a CDS encoding J domain-containing protein: protein MAAQRTHYDVLGVSRTATAEEIKSAYRRAARKTHPDHGGTADEFRLVSLAYETLADAEARRAYDDATTAGRTAAEGSRSARARPAPGRPQPSAPSAGAPHPAAGPVVFVPPLDDPAAPLASSVAQQRVHGAPRRRGLFSSAARLDRESDTIALVQRQVLSVLPAARLINGLRVPGERDVVAHGVLAGHRLALIDSALVPAGMYRWDGLRLFRDGRPTKHQSAAAAVRGFQNEFMPELNVTGFTVLLAPGGSLHEPVIDYARGSEPSSTSAAAHVVNAANLVRELKLFLGTGPDPATVNQSVLARLLDSMA from the coding sequence GTGGCCGCGCAGCGCACGCACTATGACGTTCTTGGCGTCTCACGCACCGCCACCGCGGAGGAGATCAAGTCGGCCTACCGCCGCGCGGCGAGAAAAACGCACCCGGACCACGGCGGCACTGCGGATGAGTTCCGGCTGGTCTCGCTCGCCTACGAAACGCTCGCGGATGCCGAGGCGCGCCGCGCCTACGACGACGCCACGACGGCCGGTCGAACCGCGGCAGAGGGAAGCCGCTCCGCGCGAGCGCGGCCGGCTCCGGGCCGCCCCCAACCCTCGGCACCGTCCGCAGGAGCCCCCCACCCGGCGGCTGGGCCCGTCGTCTTTGTTCCGCCGCTGGACGATCCGGCTGCGCCGCTGGCCAGCAGCGTGGCCCAACAACGCGTTCATGGGGCGCCACGCCGGCGCGGGTTGTTTTCCTCGGCCGCCCGTCTCGACCGCGAATCCGACACCATCGCTCTCGTGCAGCGTCAAGTGCTCTCCGTCTTGCCCGCGGCACGCCTCATCAATGGGCTACGGGTTCCGGGGGAACGGGACGTCGTGGCGCACGGCGTGCTCGCCGGCCATCGCCTCGCGCTGATTGACTCGGCGCTCGTACCCGCCGGGATGTATCGCTGGGATGGTCTTCGGCTCTTTCGCGACGGGCGGCCAACCAAGCACCAGAGTGCGGCAGCGGCCGTGCGCGGGTTCCAGAACGAATTCATGCCCGAACTCAACGTCACCGGATTCACGGTCCTACTCGCTCCCGGCGGCAGTCTGCACGAACCCGTGATTGACTACGCGCGCGGTTCCGAGCCCTCGTCCACGTCCGCCGCAGCACACGTGGTCAATGCCGCCAACCTCGTCCGTGAGCTCAAGCTCTTCTTGGGCACCGGACCGGACCCAGCCACCGTGAATCAGTCGGTTTTGGCGAGGCTGCTCGACTCGATGGCCTAG
- a CDS encoding diacylglycerol/lipid kinase family protein, with product MNQADTAEQRGSALGEHVLLVVNPRGRARARGALDAARLALRRAGYRPELMFASRVRAATGALTARLNEPGLAAVVAVGGDGTVHHVVNALMVSGRDVPLGLLPVGTGNDFARVMGLSAARPAEAVARLVGALPDVCSTKTMPRRPGRRVDVGRVDSAAGPSYFVGVFSAGFDAVVNRRADRLRWVPAGQRYNVAVLVELVRFVPRRYRMTLDGRPSRPRRYLLAACANGQYIGSGMRIAPQADVADGRFDVLTVDQLAAHRWGMVARFLTVFPRVFAGTHLTVPGVRIQRARTVRLELASGAPILAHADGEPVAALPATVTVVPQALRLLL from the coding sequence GTGAATCAGGCAGACACCGCCGAGCAGCGAGGATCCGCGCTGGGAGAACACGTGCTGTTGGTGGTGAATCCACGAGGTCGGGCACGAGCCCGCGGCGCGCTCGACGCCGCCCGGCTCGCCTTGAGGCGGGCGGGGTATCGGCCCGAGCTCATGTTCGCCTCGAGGGTGCGGGCCGCGACCGGTGCCCTCACTGCGCGCCTGAACGAGCCGGGCCTGGCTGCCGTGGTAGCTGTGGGCGGTGACGGCACGGTTCACCACGTCGTGAACGCGCTGATGGTCTCCGGACGCGACGTGCCGCTCGGGCTGCTTCCGGTGGGCACGGGGAACGATTTTGCGCGCGTCATGGGATTGAGCGCGGCTCGGCCAGCCGAAGCCGTCGCACGGCTCGTCGGCGCCCTCCCTGATGTCTGCTCGACGAAGACGATGCCTCGGCGCCCCGGCCGCCGCGTCGACGTCGGCCGCGTCGACTCAGCCGCCGGGCCGTCGTACTTCGTCGGCGTCTTCTCAGCGGGATTCGACGCCGTCGTGAACCGGCGCGCGGACCGCCTGCGCTGGGTGCCGGCGGGCCAGCGTTACAACGTGGCCGTCCTCGTCGAACTCGTTCGCTTTGTGCCCCGGCGGTACCGCATGACGCTCGACGGGCGCCCGTCCCGGCCCCGTCGTTACCTGCTCGCCGCGTGTGCCAACGGTCAATACATCGGTTCCGGCATGCGCATCGCTCCGCAGGCTGACGTGGCCGATGGACGTTTTGACGTCCTCACGGTGGACCAGCTGGCTGCCCATCGTTGGGGGATGGTGGCCCGGTTCCTTACCGTGTTTCCGCGCGTCTTCGCCGGGACGCACCTCACGGTTCCGGGAGTCAGGATCCAGCGGGCGCGCACCGTCCGCCTTGAATTGGCTTCGGGAGCCCCGATCCTGGCTCACGCGGACGGCGAGCCCGTGGCAGCGTTGCCGGCGACGGTCACCGTGGTGCCACAGGCGTTACGCCTGCTGCTGTAG
- a CDS encoding pyrimidine reductase family protein, with translation MPNQHALTDADLLAAYAPPSGPFVRFNFVSSLDGAATVDGVSAALGGEADSRLFALLRWHADVVLIGAGTLRAEGYEGDLVDAAARQWRADRGLPAHPGIAVISGELQIEADSDFFVHAPVRPVLLTTTAAASSERAERLAEQADIVAVGETITPAGILAACADRSWQRIHAEGGPHVLGTFIDADAVDSFCLTLAPWLTGGQASRIATSRDSSLRRLALHQVLVDGDELLLEYRRASHEGALPRP, from the coding sequence ATGCCTAACCAACACGCACTGACCGATGCCGACCTCCTCGCCGCCTATGCTCCCCCGAGCGGTCCCTTCGTTCGTTTCAACTTCGTCTCCTCCCTCGATGGGGCGGCCACGGTGGACGGGGTCTCGGCCGCCCTTGGAGGCGAGGCGGACAGCCGCCTCTTTGCGTTGCTGCGCTGGCACGCCGATGTGGTGCTCATCGGGGCCGGGACTCTTCGGGCTGAGGGCTACGAGGGAGACTTAGTCGACGCCGCGGCTCGTCAGTGGCGAGCCGATCGGGGGCTGCCCGCGCACCCGGGGATCGCCGTGATCTCGGGTGAGCTCCAGATCGAGGCGGACTCGGACTTCTTCGTGCACGCACCGGTCCGTCCCGTCCTTCTGACGACGACGGCTGCGGCCTCCTCGGAGCGGGCTGAACGTCTGGCCGAGCAAGCCGACATCGTGGCCGTGGGCGAGACGATCACGCCCGCCGGCATCTTGGCCGCGTGCGCGGACCGCTCTTGGCAGCGGATCCACGCCGAAGGAGGCCCCCACGTGCTCGGGACGTTCATCGACGCCGACGCAGTGGATTCATTCTGCCTCACCTTGGCCCCTTGGCTCACCGGCGGGCAGGCCTCCCGCATTGCCACCTCACGGGATTCCAGTCTGCGACGGCTGGCTCTGCACCAGGTGTTGGTCGACGGTGACGAACTGCTGCTCGAGTATCGGCGCGCCTCGCACGAGGGCGCGCTACCCCGCCCGTGA
- the folP gene encoding dihydropteroate synthase, which produces MGWSTQGVAAVFEPPLLHPLHHFGHVELDFSRRIAVMAIVNRTPDSFYDAGRTFALDSAVAAALTAVDDGADWVDIGGVPFAPGPPLDAHEEADRIVPVIQQVRSASPTIISADTFLPAVAERAIEAGADVINDTTGLAYPELARVVADAGVHLVLTHSLAKPRTVYARPAYSDVVTEIVDFLRQRIDVALHAGIAPEKIIIDPGHDLNKNTLHTLEITRRFSEIAELGYPALAAVSNKDFIGETLDLPKPDRTSGSLAAATMCALGGARIVRMHSVTDSVHAMRLIEAAQGWREPAYLKHNMGEINEPAHQPRDTTDA; this is translated from the coding sequence ATGGGGTGGTCAACCCAAGGAGTCGCCGCCGTGTTCGAACCGCCATTGCTTCACCCCTTGCACCACTTCGGGCACGTCGAGCTCGACTTCTCGCGGCGGATTGCCGTAATGGCCATCGTGAACCGCACGCCGGATAGCTTCTACGATGCCGGCCGCACGTTTGCGCTGGACTCCGCCGTCGCCGCGGCGCTGACGGCCGTGGACGACGGCGCCGATTGGGTGGACATCGGCGGCGTCCCGTTCGCCCCCGGCCCCCCACTCGACGCGCACGAGGAAGCGGACCGGATCGTTCCGGTGATCCAGCAGGTCCGGTCGGCGTCGCCGACCATCATCTCGGCGGATACTTTCCTGCCGGCGGTGGCCGAACGAGCCATCGAAGCCGGAGCCGATGTCATCAATGACACCACGGGTCTCGCCTACCCGGAGCTCGCCCGCGTCGTCGCGGACGCGGGAGTGCATCTGGTCTTGACCCATTCGCTGGCCAAGCCCCGGACGGTGTACGCGCGCCCGGCCTATTCCGACGTCGTCACGGAGATCGTGGACTTTCTCCGGCAACGCATCGACGTAGCGCTGCACGCGGGCATCGCGCCCGAGAAGATCATCATTGACCCGGGACACGACCTCAACAAGAACACCCTTCATACTCTCGAGATCACGCGCCGTTTCAGTGAAATCGCTGAGCTCGGCTACCCAGCGCTAGCTGCCGTATCCAATAAGGATTTCATTGGCGAGACGCTCGATCTGCCGAAACCGGACCGCACGTCCGGCTCACTCGCGGCGGCGACTATGTGCGCGCTGGGTGGCGCCCGGATTGTGCGCATGCACAGCGTGACCGATTCGGTCCACGCCATGCGGCTCATTGAGGCCGCCCAGGGGTGGCGCGAGCCGGCGTATTTGAAACACAACATGGGCGAGATCAACGAACCCGCCCACCAGCCAAGGGACACCACGGATGCCTAA
- a CDS encoding cysteine desulfurase family protein, whose amino-acid sequence MTATEPVYLDHAATTPMSRVALAAMTEQLERTGNPSSLHGAGRRAHRVVENAREDLAAAVGCHPTEVIFTSGGTEADNLALKGLYWARTAAEPQRNVIYVSSIEHHAVTDTAEWLQSHEGAQVRWIPVNALGQVDCAWLEAELAAAPERVACIAVMWANNEVGTVQPVARIAELAARYDIPVHTDAVQAVTAVDVDFAASGVATLAVSGHKIGGPVGIGALLVRRDVSLTAVIHGGGHERSMRSGTLNAAAAAGFAAAARDGVARLADESARLAGLRDRLIAGVRAAAPDARLSGPEDAGHSGERLPANAHFTFPGCEGDSLLFVLDMLGVQSSTGSACTAGVPRPSHVLLAMGYSEDQARGAQRFSLGHTTTPQDVDTLVDAIAEAYARAKKAGMASTESSIRTAGTGFSS is encoded by the coding sequence GTGACTGCCACCGAGCCCGTCTACTTAGACCACGCTGCCACCACGCCGATGTCGCGCGTGGCCTTGGCCGCGATGACGGAGCAGCTGGAGCGCACCGGCAATCCCTCCTCGTTGCACGGGGCGGGGCGCCGAGCACACCGAGTGGTGGAAAACGCTCGCGAAGACCTCGCGGCGGCCGTGGGGTGTCATCCCACGGAGGTCATTTTCACGTCGGGAGGAACTGAGGCCGACAACCTCGCGCTCAAAGGCCTCTATTGGGCGCGCACCGCGGCTGAGCCGCAGCGCAACGTCATCTACGTCTCCTCCATCGAGCATCACGCCGTGACGGACACCGCGGAGTGGTTGCAATCACATGAGGGTGCACAGGTGCGGTGGATCCCCGTTAATGCGCTCGGTCAGGTCGACTGTGCGTGGCTGGAAGCCGAGCTCGCGGCCGCGCCGGAGCGGGTCGCCTGCATTGCGGTGATGTGGGCCAACAATGAAGTCGGTACCGTGCAGCCGGTGGCTCGCATCGCCGAGCTCGCCGCGCGCTATGACATTCCCGTGCACACCGACGCCGTACAGGCGGTGACCGCTGTGGACGTCGATTTCGCTGCCTCTGGTGTGGCCACGCTCGCCGTGAGTGGCCACAAAATCGGTGGTCCGGTGGGTATTGGCGCCTTGCTGGTCCGGCGCGATGTCAGCCTGACGGCCGTGATCCACGGTGGCGGTCACGAGCGGTCCATGCGCTCGGGAACGCTCAACGCCGCCGCGGCGGCCGGATTCGCCGCGGCCGCGCGCGACGGCGTCGCTCGCCTTGCCGACGAGTCCGCCCGCTTGGCGGGGCTGCGGGACCGGCTGATCGCCGGCGTGCGGGCCGCCGCGCCCGATGCGCGGCTCTCCGGCCCGGAGGACGCGGGCCACAGCGGGGAGCGGCTGCCGGCCAACGCGCATTTCACCTTTCCGGGGTGTGAAGGTGATTCGCTGCTGTTCGTCTTGGACATGCTGGGTGTGCAATCCTCGACGGGCAGCGCGTGCACAGCGGGCGTTCCGCGGCCGAGCCACGTGTTGCTCGCCATGGGGTACAGCGAGGACCAGGCCCGCGGGGCGCAGCGGTTCAGCCTGGGGCATACAACGACGCCGCAAGACGTTGACACCCTCGTGGACGCCATCGCGGAAGCCTACGCGCGGGCTAAAAAGGCCGGGATGGCCAGCACGGAAAGCAGTATTCGAACAGCAGGAACGGGATTCTCATCATGA
- the mnmA gene encoding tRNA 2-thiouridine(34) synthase MnmA: protein MKVLAAMSGGVDSAVAAARAVDAGHDVVGVHLALSRMPGTLRTGSRGCCTIEDSNDAWRAADQLGIPYYVWDFSERFKEDVVDDFIAEYAAGRTPNPCMRCNERIKFAALLEKALALGFDAVCTGHYAKVIEHPDGSRELHRAADWAKDQSYVLGVLTHEQLKHSLFPLADTPSKAEVRAEAQARGFTVANKPDSHDICFIPDGDTRGWLEERIEMSEGEIVDHEGQSLGTHPGANAFTVGQRRGLKIGRPAADGKPRFVLEVRPKENKVVVGPQDLLEVDRLRGIKISWAGLPIKEAETGERFNCMVQVRAHADPVPATAVLTQDVEDDDVATELVVDLEGPLKGVAPGQTMVLYQGTRVLGQATINSARSLKWDPAAVS from the coding sequence ATGAAGGTCTTGGCAGCGATGAGCGGCGGAGTGGACTCCGCCGTGGCCGCGGCACGCGCCGTCGACGCAGGGCACGACGTCGTGGGGGTGCACTTGGCGCTGTCCCGCATGCCCGGGACGCTGCGGACGGGCAGTCGGGGCTGCTGCACGATTGAGGACTCGAACGACGCGTGGCGCGCGGCCGATCAACTCGGCATTCCCTACTATGTCTGGGACTTTTCCGAACGGTTCAAGGAAGACGTGGTCGACGACTTCATCGCCGAGTACGCAGCCGGGCGCACGCCCAACCCGTGTATGCGGTGCAACGAGCGAATCAAGTTCGCGGCGCTACTGGAGAAGGCGTTGGCGCTGGGGTTCGACGCCGTGTGCACGGGGCACTACGCCAAGGTCATTGAACATCCCGATGGTTCGCGCGAGCTCCATCGGGCCGCGGACTGGGCCAAGGATCAGTCTTACGTTCTGGGCGTGCTCACGCACGAGCAGCTGAAGCACTCACTGTTCCCACTGGCGGATACCCCCTCCAAGGCCGAAGTGCGGGCGGAGGCGCAGGCCCGCGGATTCACCGTGGCCAATAAGCCCGACAGTCACGACATCTGCTTCATTCCCGACGGCGACACCCGCGGCTGGCTCGAGGAGCGCATCGAGATGAGCGAGGGCGAGATCGTGGACCACGAGGGCCAGTCTCTGGGGACGCATCCCGGCGCCAACGCGTTCACGGTAGGTCAGCGCCGCGGCCTGAAGATTGGCCGTCCGGCCGCCGATGGCAAGCCGCGGTTCGTCCTCGAGGTCCGGCCGAAGGAAAACAAGGTGGTCGTCGGTCCCCAGGACCTCCTCGAGGTGGACCGTCTGCGGGGGATCAAGATCAGTTGGGCGGGCCTGCCAATCAAGGAGGCGGAGACGGGGGAGCGCTTCAACTGCATGGTGCAAGTCCGCGCCCACGCGGATCCCGTGCCCGCCACCGCCGTCCTGACGCAGGACGTGGAGGACGACGACGTCGCCACCGAGTTGGTCGTTGACCTGGAGGGGCCGCTTAAGGGCGTGGCGCCGGGTCAGACGATGGTGCTCTATCAGGGCACGCGAGTGCTCGGTCAAGCGACCATCAACTCAGCGCGCAGCCTCAAGTGGGATCCGGCTGCCGTGTCCTAG
- a CDS encoding chorismate mutase produces MSDTQPTPNAQRHSGDYDPHASSLRGEVDPGVMEELLAVRGSIDNIDATLVYLLAERFKATQRVGHLKAEHALPPGDPGREAAQIARLRRLAEDAQLDPAFAEKFLNFIISEVIRHHQAISASRAGDGADPLT; encoded by the coding sequence ATGAGCGACACGCAGCCGACGCCGAACGCCCAGCGCCACAGCGGCGACTACGACCCGCACGCCAGTTCGCTGCGGGGCGAGGTCGATCCCGGCGTGATGGAGGAACTGCTCGCGGTCCGTGGCAGCATCGACAATATTGATGCAACCCTCGTGTATTTGTTAGCCGAGCGATTCAAGGCCACCCAGCGGGTGGGGCACCTTAAAGCGGAGCATGCCCTTCCTCCGGGAGACCCGGGCCGGGAAGCGGCACAGATTGCTCGCCTCCGGCGGCTGGCCGAGGATGCACAGCTAGACCCTGCCTTTGCGGAGAAGTTTCTGAATTTCATCATTTCCGAGGTCATCCGGCACCACCAAGCCATCTCCGCCTCGCGGGCCGGCGATGGCGCGGATCCGTTAACCTGA